A single region of the Paraburkholderia sp. SOS3 genome encodes:
- a CDS encoding alpha-E domain-containing protein, producing the protein MLSRTADHLFWMARYMERAENTARMLDINLKAQLLPQTSEQDARTQRAVLRISELESAFSQRYAEPAREHVVDFMVADAANPSSIHSCLQAARENARAVRGTLTTEWWETINDTWLEFNERIAAGQLAANPAALFEWVKFRSHLSRGVTIGTALQDDAFFFTQLGTFLERADNTARILDVRFADAAPNSRDAARQLEDFYYWTSILSSVSALEIYRKVYRDVVTPARVVELMILNSQMPRSLLASLDGVCANLAMLRTEGSNTCERFAGKLRAELLYADIRQIFEAGLHAWLTQFLARVFELGNLVARTYLLLPVA; encoded by the coding sequence ATGCTGAGCCGCACTGCCGACCACCTGTTCTGGATGGCGCGCTACATGGAGCGCGCCGAGAACACCGCGCGCATGCTCGATATCAACCTGAAGGCACAGTTGCTGCCGCAGACGTCCGAACAGGACGCCCGCACGCAGCGCGCGGTGCTGCGCATTTCCGAGCTCGAAAGCGCCTTTTCGCAGCGTTACGCCGAACCGGCGCGCGAGCATGTGGTCGACTTCATGGTGGCCGATGCGGCCAACCCGTCGAGCATCCACTCGTGTCTGCAGGCTGCGCGCGAGAACGCGCGCGCCGTGCGCGGCACGCTGACGACCGAATGGTGGGAAACGATCAACGACACATGGCTCGAGTTCAACGAACGCATTGCGGCGGGCCAGTTGGCCGCCAATCCGGCCGCGCTCTTCGAGTGGGTGAAGTTCCGTTCGCATCTGTCGCGCGGCGTGACGATCGGCACTGCGTTGCAGGATGACGCGTTTTTCTTCACACAGCTCGGCACGTTTCTCGAGCGCGCGGACAATACCGCGCGGATTCTCGACGTGCGTTTCGCCGACGCGGCGCCCAATTCGCGCGACGCCGCGCGCCAGCTCGAAGACTTCTATTACTGGACGTCGATCCTGAGTTCGGTGTCGGCGCTCGAGATTTACCGCAAGGTCTATCGCGATGTCGTGACGCCGGCGCGCGTCGTCGAACTGATGATCCTGAACTCGCAGATGCCGCGTTCGCTGCTCGCGTCGCTTGACGGCGTCTGCGCGAATCTCGCGATGCTGCGCACCGAAGGCTCGAATACGTGCGAGCGGTTCGCGGGCAAGCTTCGTGCTGAGCTGTTATATGCCGATATCCGGCAGATTTTCGAAGCGGGGCTGCATGCGTGGCTCACGCAGTTCCTCGCGCGCGTGTTCGAGCTCGGCAATCTCGTCGCTCGCACCTATTTACTGCTGCCGGTGGCCTGA
- a CDS encoding YhjD/YihY/BrkB family envelope integrity protein, with amino-acid sequence MELESLSAQKIEKAARLQASWAVGALRQFIENRCPALAASIAFYAAFSLAPTLVMVIAVAGWFLGGEAARGELYRQVHTVLGNDAAAAITTIVQNAHRSGGAGGTAAIISFVLLAIGASATFSSLNSALNIVWPSTGPRASSVIALVRVRLISFSLVLGVAFLLIVSLVLDAGITFVGNWLWGDSPYVVIGNLLQLAVGLLVLSLAFAGLLKFLPDAPVRWRDSLVGGFVAAVLFSAGKKLFALYLAHAGTANSFGAAGSLAVLLMWLYFSALVLLLGAEFAAARGRLHDPRGAWAFLHATPPGSRAMIASVLAAPTAGVDATRRSAALRGKSQDRAQAAPETLNAAQAPAATKAASVDGYARTAAESAAGTATGTAGAFTATSTRAIAAAPVTGSGIEQTPGDKPGAIGKAVRVCRSVVHAETRATQAAAVTLVQAGRTAAAADRYVRRHPWSSVLVAAGTAIIVAAVAGRNGGNR; translated from the coding sequence ATGGAACTCGAATCTCTTTCCGCGCAAAAGATCGAAAAAGCCGCCCGGTTGCAGGCGTCATGGGCCGTCGGCGCATTGCGGCAGTTCATCGAAAACCGGTGTCCGGCACTGGCCGCGAGCATCGCCTTCTACGCAGCTTTCTCGCTCGCGCCGACCCTCGTCATGGTGATCGCGGTGGCGGGCTGGTTTCTCGGCGGCGAAGCCGCGCGCGGCGAGCTCTACCGCCAGGTGCATACCGTGCTCGGCAACGACGCCGCAGCCGCGATCACGACCATCGTGCAGAACGCGCATCGCAGCGGCGGCGCAGGCGGCACCGCTGCGATCATTTCGTTCGTGTTGCTTGCGATCGGTGCATCCGCAACATTTTCGTCGCTCAATAGCGCGCTCAATATCGTGTGGCCCTCGACCGGCCCGCGTGCGTCGAGCGTCATCGCGCTCGTGCGTGTGCGTCTGATTTCGTTCAGCCTCGTGCTCGGCGTCGCCTTCCTGCTCATCGTGTCGCTCGTGCTCGATGCGGGCATTACGTTTGTCGGCAACTGGCTGTGGGGCGATTCACCCTATGTCGTGATCGGCAACCTGCTGCAACTGGCCGTGGGGCTGCTCGTGCTGTCGCTGGCCTTTGCGGGATTGCTGAAGTTTCTCCCCGATGCGCCCGTGCGCTGGCGCGATTCGCTGGTCGGCGGCTTTGTCGCGGCTGTGCTGTTCTCGGCGGGCAAGAAGCTGTTTGCGCTGTATCTCGCGCACGCGGGAACGGCCAATTCGTTCGGCGCGGCAGGTTCCCTTGCGGTGCTGCTGATGTGGCTGTACTTCTCGGCACTCGTGCTGCTGCTCGGCGCGGAGTTCGCCGCGGCACGCGGCCGGCTTCACGACCCGCGCGGCGCATGGGCATTTCTGCACGCGACGCCGCCGGGCAGTCGCGCGATGATCGCATCGGTACTCGCCGCGCCGACAGCCGGCGTCGATGCCACGCGCCGCAGCGCGGCGCTGCGCGGCAAATCGCAGGATCGCGCGCAAGCAGCGCCGGAAACGCTGAACGCGGCGCAAGCGCCGGCTGCGACGAAAGCCGCGAGCGTGGATGGATACGCTCGAACCGCCGCTGAATCTGCCGCGGGAACCGCGACCGGAACGGCCGGAGCCTTCACAGCGACATCCACGAGAGCAATCGCCGCGGCACCCGTTACGGGCAGCGGCATCGAACAGACTCCCGGCGATAAGCCCGGCGCAATCGGCAAAGCCGTCCGCGTGTGCCGCTCGGTCGTGCACGCCGAAACGCGCGCGACCCAGGCCGCGGCCGTGACGCTCGTCCAGGCGGGACGCACCGCGGCGGCGGCCGACCGCTACGTGCGACGACACCCGTGGAGCTCGGTGCTGGTCGCGGCGGGCACGGCGATCATCGTCGCCGCAGTGGCCGGCCGCAACGGCGGCAACCGCTAG
- a CDS encoding HU family DNA-binding protein encodes MPTSAKKVAKKATTAATKKAAATKAPAKKAAAKKVAVKASGAPSPIKDTFTKASLANHVAERAGVEPKSTKAVLAALEDTILGAVHKKGAGEFTLSGLLKISVQAVPAKKKRFGKDPFTGEERWFPAKPASVRVKARALKKLKDAASA; translated from the coding sequence ATGCCGACTTCCGCAAAGAAGGTTGCCAAGAAGGCGACCACCGCAGCGACCAAGAAGGCCGCTGCGACGAAAGCTCCCGCAAAGAAAGCCGCGGCTAAGAAGGTCGCCGTGAAGGCGTCCGGCGCACCGTCGCCGATCAAGGACACCTTCACGAAGGCCTCGCTGGCCAATCACGTGGCTGAACGCGCGGGCGTTGAACCGAAGTCCACGAAGGCAGTACTGGCAGCGCTCGAAGACACGATCCTCGGCGCAGTTCACAAGAAGGGCGCCGGCGAATTCACGCTGTCGGGTCTTCTGAAGATCTCGGTGCAAGCCGTCCCGGCCAAGAAGAAGCGCTTCGGCAAGGACCCGTTCACGGGTGAAGAGCGCTGGTTCCCGGCAAAGCCGGCTTCGGTGCGTGTCAAGGCACGTGCGCTGAAGAAGCTGAAGGACGCAGCATCGGCCTAA
- a CDS encoding transglutaminase family protein: MFLTIRHETVYRYDATVHYSIQQLRLTPLSGSSQTVRRWFLDAPGKLDSAFDAYGNALHTLVMNRPHDEIRVHVSGEVETIPLFDGCLNEDAGPIPLEHFTCATRLTDADPAISELAHAAPPLDTPAALITLAERIVERVPFQSGITEVTSTAAQALALGRGVCQDHTHLMLACCRARNVPARYVSGYIEPGEVDDAASHAWVDVWLTGVGWVSVDVTHAAFASDVYCRLAVARDYEAASPVRGRRIGGHGERLDVSVAVSAFEQSPQ, encoded by the coding sequence ATGTTTCTGACGATCCGCCATGAAACGGTCTATCGCTACGATGCGACGGTCCACTATTCGATCCAGCAACTGCGGCTGACCCCATTGAGCGGTTCGTCGCAGACCGTGCGACGCTGGTTTCTCGACGCACCCGGCAAGCTCGATTCGGCGTTCGACGCGTACGGCAACGCGCTGCACACGCTCGTCATGAACCGTCCGCACGACGAGATTCGTGTGCATGTGTCGGGCGAAGTCGAAACGATACCGCTTTTCGACGGCTGTCTGAACGAAGACGCCGGTCCGATTCCGCTTGAACACTTCACGTGCGCGACGCGTTTGACCGACGCCGATCCGGCGATCAGCGAACTCGCGCACGCCGCGCCGCCGCTCGACACGCCGGCCGCGCTGATTACGCTTGCCGAGCGGATCGTCGAACGCGTGCCGTTCCAGTCGGGCATCACCGAGGTGACGAGCACGGCGGCGCAGGCGCTCGCGCTTGGCCGCGGCGTCTGCCAGGACCATACGCATCTGATGCTTGCCTGCTGTCGCGCGCGCAACGTGCCGGCGCGCTACGTGAGCGGCTATATCGAGCCCGGCGAAGTCGACGATGCCGCGAGCCACGCATGGGTCGACGTCTGGCTGACGGGCGTCGGCTGGGTGTCGGTCGACGTCACGCATGCGGCGTTTGCTTCGGACGTGTATTGCCGGCTTGCCGTCGCGCGTGACTACGAAGCGGCGTCGCCTGTGCGCGGGCGACGCATCGGCGGCCACGGCGAACGGCTCGACGTGTCGGTTGCCGTCAGCGCGTTCGAGCAGTCGCCGCAATAG
- a CDS encoding circularly permuted type 2 ATP-grasp protein has product MRCYDEMRHHDEAVRPHYTRFANWLEQQGNEAIARKRAEADLLFRRVGITFAVNGDLSGTERLIPFDLIPRIIPRDEWRTLEAGLRQRVQALNLFIHDVYHERNIVRAGIVPADQVYTNAQYRPEMQGVDVPLDVYAHIAGVDVVRAGMDGEFYVLEDNLRVPSGVSYMLENRKMMMRLFPELFVQNRIAPVAHYPDLLLDMLRSVAPAGVDDPVVVVLTPGMYNSAYFEHTFLAQQMGVELVEGKDLFVDDNYVFMRTTQGPRRVDVIYRRVDDDFLDPLAFRPDSALGVPGLLTAYRAGRVALANAMGTGIADDKSIYPYVPQMIEFYLGEKPILNNVPTYQCRKPDDLAYTLAHLPELVVKEVHGAGGYGMLVGPAATAAEIEAFRARLLARPAGYIAQPTLALSACPTFVEAGIAPRHIDLRPFVLSGKTVTMVAGGLTRVALQQGSLVVNSSQGGGTKDTWMVD; this is encoded by the coding sequence ATGCGATGCTATGACGAGATGCGTCATCACGACGAAGCCGTGCGGCCGCACTACACGCGCTTTGCGAACTGGCTCGAGCAACAGGGCAATGAAGCGATCGCGCGCAAACGCGCCGAGGCGGATCTGCTTTTCAGGCGCGTCGGCATTACGTTCGCTGTGAATGGCGACCTGTCCGGCACCGAGCGGCTCATTCCATTCGACCTGATTCCCCGCATCATTCCGCGCGATGAGTGGCGCACGCTCGAAGCCGGCTTGCGCCAGCGCGTGCAGGCGCTGAACCTCTTTATCCATGACGTCTATCACGAGCGCAATATCGTGCGCGCCGGCATCGTCCCCGCGGACCAGGTCTACACGAATGCGCAGTACCGGCCCGAGATGCAGGGCGTCGACGTGCCGCTCGACGTCTACGCGCATATCGCCGGCGTGGACGTGGTGCGTGCCGGGATGGACGGCGAGTTCTATGTGCTCGAGGACAACCTGCGCGTGCCGTCCGGTGTCTCGTACATGCTCGAGAACCGCAAGATGATGATGCGGCTCTTCCCCGAGCTGTTCGTGCAGAACCGTATCGCGCCGGTCGCGCATTATCCCGACCTGCTGCTCGACATGCTGCGCTCGGTCGCGCCGGCGGGCGTCGACGATCCAGTCGTCGTCGTGCTGACGCCGGGCATGTACAACTCGGCATACTTCGAGCACACGTTTCTCGCGCAGCAGATGGGTGTCGAGCTCGTCGAAGGCAAGGATCTGTTCGTCGACGACAACTACGTATTCATGCGCACCACGCAAGGACCGCGGCGCGTCGACGTGATCTACCGCCGCGTCGACGACGATTTTCTCGATCCGCTCGCGTTCCGCCCGGATTCGGCGCTCGGCGTGCCCGGGCTTCTCACAGCGTATCGCGCCGGCCGCGTCGCCTTGGCGAATGCGATGGGCACCGGCATCGCCGACGACAAGTCGATCTATCCGTACGTGCCGCAGATGATCGAGTTCTACCTTGGCGAGAAGCCGATTCTCAACAACGTGCCGACCTACCAGTGCCGCAAGCCGGACGATCTCGCCTATACGCTCGCCCATCTGCCCGAACTCGTCGTGAAGGAGGTGCACGGTGCGGGCGGCTACGGCATGCTCGTCGGCCCGGCCGCGACCGCGGCTGAAATCGAAGCATTTCGCGCGCGCCTCCTCGCGCGGCCGGCCGGCTACATCGCGCAGCCGACACTCGCGCTGTCCGCGTGTCCGACGTTCGTCGAAGCCGGCATCGCGCCGCGCCATATCGACCTGCGTCCGTTCGTGCTGTCCGGCAAGACTGTGACGATGGTGGCGGGCGGCCTCACGCGCGTCGCGCTGCAGCAGGGGTCGCTCGTCGTCAATTCGTCGCAGGGCGGCGGGACGAAAGATACGTGGATGGTCGACTGA
- a CDS encoding proteasome-type protease: MTYCVALSVDEGIVFLSDTRTNAGVDHISTARKMSVFEHPGERVLVLLGAGNLSLTQAVLRELSEPSDPLEPTLWTVSTMADAAAVVGRAVRNVHQRDSQALQQFGVEFNCSFILGGQIAQADAGNADEHAPRTVPRPRLFMIYSAGNFIEASSVNPYFQIGESKYGKPIIDRVLVPQTPLDEAAKCALISMDSTLRSNLSVGLPLDLLVYEKDALRVTRFVTVTQDNAYYQMIHRTWGDRLRQVFAEIPDPDWRDTAVIPHADIESESLLVHAPSAVAHDALDVRPAQTLAQSDKPKTPR, from the coding sequence ATGACGTATTGCGTCGCACTGAGCGTCGATGAAGGAATCGTGTTTCTGTCGGACACGCGAACCAACGCCGGCGTCGACCATATCAGCACGGCGCGCAAGATGTCCGTGTTCGAGCACCCGGGCGAACGCGTGCTCGTGTTGCTCGGCGCCGGCAACCTGTCGCTCACGCAGGCGGTGCTGCGCGAATTGTCCGAACCGTCCGACCCGCTCGAACCGACGCTGTGGACCGTATCGACGATGGCCGATGCAGCGGCCGTGGTCGGCCGCGCGGTACGCAACGTGCATCAGCGGGATTCACAGGCGTTGCAGCAGTTCGGCGTCGAATTCAATTGCAGTTTCATTCTCGGCGGCCAGATCGCGCAGGCTGATGCCGGCAACGCCGACGAACATGCTCCCCGTACCGTGCCGCGGCCGCGCCTTTTCATGATCTATTCGGCCGGCAATTTCATCGAAGCATCGAGTGTGAATCCGTATTTTCAGATCGGCGAATCGAAATACGGCAAACCGATTATCGATCGTGTGCTCGTGCCGCAGACGCCGCTCGACGAAGCGGCCAAGTGCGCGCTGATTTCGATGGATTCGACCTTGCGCTCGAATCTGTCGGTGGGTTTGCCGCTCGATCTGCTTGTCTACGAGAAGGATGCACTGCGCGTCACGCGTTTCGTGACGGTCACGCAGGATAACGCCTACTACCAGATGATTCACCGCACATGGGGCGACCGGTTGCGGCAGGTGTTCGCCGAAATCCCGGACCCGGACTGGCGGGATACGGCGGTCATTCCGCACGCCGATATCGAAAGCGAGAGCCTGCTGGTTCACGCACCTTCGGCCGTTGCTCACGATGCGCTCGACGTGCGGCCCGCTCAAACGCTGGCCCAGTCCGACAAGCCGAAAACACCGCGCTGA
- a CDS encoding porin, translated as MKRIALSTLSLALLGATSAAHAQSSVTLYGVLDDAFQWVHHANPANDNLYHLQSGNIQGNRWGLKGTEDLGGGLKAIFQLESGFDPNNGKAGQGGRLFGRQAYVGLTQDQYGTLTVGRQYDPLVDMIQPITADNFWGSMFATPGDVDNNDNSSRTNNSFKYVSPVWGGFQFEGMYAFGGVAGTTGSGQSWGGAATYGMGPLNVAAGYFRMDNANGFAARGGALPTAANPLGTAPGWSTGATSDATFDGSTINSAYASAKSISITSAAAQYVVGPFTFNARYSFAQYKPDAFSAFSNQEKYHVAGAYAGYQLSPALLLGLGYTWTHGAGDTSSNYHQVSAGADYSLSKRTDVYLMGAYQHASGTQRVDAATTTDAKASIGSYGFQAGSNTQEMVSIGIRHKF; from the coding sequence ATGAAACGAATCGCACTGTCTACCCTCTCGCTGGCTCTGCTCGGTGCTACCAGCGCGGCGCACGCCCAGAGCAGCGTGACCTTGTATGGCGTCCTCGACGATGCGTTCCAGTGGGTACACCACGCGAACCCGGCGAATGACAACCTCTATCACCTGCAGTCAGGAAACATCCAAGGTAATCGTTGGGGTCTGAAAGGTACCGAAGACCTCGGCGGCGGCCTCAAGGCGATCTTCCAGCTGGAAAGCGGCTTCGATCCGAACAACGGCAAGGCCGGCCAGGGCGGTCGCCTGTTCGGCCGTCAGGCGTACGTCGGTCTGACGCAGGACCAGTACGGCACGCTGACGGTGGGTCGTCAGTACGACCCGCTCGTCGACATGATCCAGCCGATCACGGCCGACAACTTCTGGGGCAGCATGTTCGCCACGCCGGGCGACGTCGACAACAACGACAACAGTTCGCGTACGAACAACTCGTTCAAGTATGTGTCGCCGGTCTGGGGCGGCTTCCAGTTCGAAGGCATGTACGCGTTCGGCGGCGTGGCCGGCACGACCGGTTCGGGCCAGTCGTGGGGCGGTGCCGCAACGTACGGCATGGGTCCGCTTAACGTTGCCGCGGGCTACTTCCGCATGGACAACGCGAATGGCTTCGCCGCTCGCGGCGGCGCACTGCCGACGGCTGCCAACCCGCTCGGCACGGCGCCGGGCTGGAGCACGGGCGCAACGTCGGACGCTACGTTCGACGGCTCGACGATCAACAGCGCCTACGCATCGGCGAAGTCGATCAGCATCACGTCGGCGGCTGCCCAGTACGTGGTCGGTCCGTTCACGTTCAATGCGCGTTACAGCTTCGCACAGTACAAGCCGGACGCATTCTCGGCGTTCAGCAATCAGGAGAAGTACCACGTCGCAGGCGCTTACGCGGGCTACCAGCTGTCGCCGGCCCTGCTGCTGGGCCTCGGCTACACCTGGACGCACGGTGCGGGCGATACGTCGTCGAACTACCACCAGGTTTCGGCCGGTGCCGACTACTCGCTGTCGAAGCGTACCGACGTCTACCTGATGGGCGCATACCAGCACGCGAGCGGCACGCAACGCGTCGACGCGGCGACGACGACCGACGCGAAGGCTTCGATCGGTTCGTACGGCTTCCAGGCTGGCTCGAACACGCAGGAAATGGTCAGCATCGGTATCCGTCACAAGTTCTAA
- the panE gene encoding 2-dehydropantoate 2-reductase: MRILIVGAGALGGYFGARLIEAGRDVTFLVRAGRAEELKRSGLVVKSTHGNATLRDVPTVLADGIRGPYDLVLLSCKAYNLDDAIESFAPAVGPSTMILPVLNGMSHIDTLKAKFGAANVLGGIAFIAATLNRNREIEHLNDSHSIAYGELAGGMSDRIREIERTFDGANFISQAVDNVGQRMWDKWTFLATLAASTCVTRAAIGDILKTRDGKQLIEGIYGECLGIAQHNGFPVSDAVQTRDRGVLLKEGSPLTASMLRDIENRSKIEADHIVGNLIERGGEAQRAASPLSLLRVAYTHLKAYEARETRGG; this comes from the coding sequence ATGCGAATTCTCATAGTGGGCGCGGGTGCGCTAGGCGGTTATTTCGGCGCACGCCTGATCGAGGCGGGCCGCGACGTGACGTTTCTCGTGCGCGCCGGGCGTGCCGAGGAACTGAAGCGCTCGGGTCTCGTGGTCAAAAGCACGCATGGCAACGCAACGCTGCGCGACGTGCCCACGGTGCTCGCCGACGGCATCCGCGGACCGTACGATCTCGTGTTGCTGAGCTGCAAGGCCTACAACCTCGACGACGCCATCGAGTCGTTCGCGCCCGCGGTCGGCCCGTCGACGATGATCCTGCCCGTGCTCAACGGCATGAGCCATATCGATACGCTCAAGGCGAAATTCGGCGCCGCGAACGTGCTCGGCGGCATCGCGTTCATTGCTGCAACGCTGAATCGCAACCGCGAGATCGAGCACCTGAACGACTCGCACTCGATCGCCTACGGCGAGCTCGCGGGCGGCATGTCGGACCGCATCCGCGAAATCGAGCGCACGTTCGACGGCGCCAACTTCATTTCCCAGGCGGTCGACAACGTCGGCCAGCGGATGTGGGACAAATGGACGTTCCTCGCAACGCTTGCCGCAAGCACCTGCGTCACCCGCGCAGCGATCGGCGACATTCTGAAGACGCGGGACGGCAAGCAGCTGATCGAGGGCATCTACGGCGAGTGCCTTGGCATTGCGCAACACAACGGCTTTCCGGTCAGCGACGCCGTGCAGACGCGCGACCGCGGCGTCCTGCTCAAGGAAGGCTCGCCGCTGACCGCTTCGATGCTGCGCGACATCGAGAATCGCTCGAAGATCGAAGCCGACCATATCGTCGGCAATCTGATCGAACGGGGCGGCGAGGCGCAACGGGCCGCGTCGCCGCTATCGCTGCTGCGCGTCGCGTACACGCATCTGAAAGCCTATGAAGCGCGGGAAACGCGCGGCGGCTGA